In a single window of the Amycolatopsis sp. cg5 genome:
- a CDS encoding protein-arginine deiminase family protein: MRRPAVLLTLAGLIFTGTPALAAPQSAVLLADTNRNGVVDGADQAGKGRWTPQRGAIFLPNIDDDAQRCKVTPEDLEDHSIEVDLRLAACNDAQDDVVNGPLDLADLAPLRTTPGKASQDGTVSLGAGEGKYARLWVERGGTWTSLGEGGTLTAKELTDGARLALEGRDVVRDKAVWNGVVTVTLKTAGAADSVQLRVAPLIMQSDLKAPRKVVTSTPPAENERGYPEFLAGLKKAMAAANLPESALTRVTDYDEWFQDIFEPTTASMPGPGGRPQVLHVLLRSANLRTADFRSGGGGSSLRQAGRLVFTTLRGPGVGVVQQFTGERDETVDDSLNSTGNYESLPPYRGYPLGRPLYGSVANRKPDPSFTKLVDAQYADPVRIDTSWLIVGHSDETTHVIPARTARGWTIMIADPRLALDVMRKAAKDGHGKAVLFDGTSEKKKPTIDEALADPAFLEQNETAAKHIDTQIAVLTRETGLAERELVRVPVLFEEVHLDQIDELVASGRIPPQTKAGIQKRTVPERVFGAHTAGIPNGISLGGGVFGAPDPHGPRVDGVDLFKLKTEQALAGYPLKVSWVEDWDFAHKWLGEVHCITNALREPTRADWWRA; encoded by the coding sequence GTGCGGAGACCTGCCGTCCTGCTGACACTGGCCGGGCTGATCTTCACCGGAACACCCGCGCTCGCGGCACCACAGAGCGCGGTGCTGCTCGCCGACACGAACCGGAACGGCGTCGTCGACGGCGCCGACCAGGCGGGCAAGGGCAGGTGGACACCCCAGCGCGGCGCGATCTTCCTGCCCAACATCGACGACGACGCCCAGCGTTGCAAGGTGACCCCCGAGGACCTCGAGGACCATTCGATCGAGGTCGATCTGCGGCTGGCAGCGTGCAACGACGCTCAGGACGACGTGGTCAACGGACCGCTGGACCTGGCCGACCTCGCGCCGCTGCGGACCACGCCTGGCAAGGCGAGCCAGGACGGCACGGTGTCGCTCGGCGCGGGCGAAGGCAAGTACGCCCGCCTGTGGGTCGAACGCGGCGGCACCTGGACCTCGCTCGGCGAGGGCGGCACGCTCACCGCCAAGGAGCTGACCGACGGCGCCCGGCTCGCACTCGAAGGCCGCGATGTCGTGCGGGACAAGGCCGTCTGGAACGGCGTCGTCACCGTCACGCTGAAGACGGCGGGCGCCGCGGACTCCGTCCAGCTGCGGGTCGCGCCGCTGATCATGCAGAGCGACTTGAAGGCGCCGCGCAAGGTGGTCACCTCGACGCCACCGGCCGAGAACGAGCGCGGATACCCCGAATTCCTGGCCGGCCTGAAAAAGGCGATGGCTGCGGCGAACCTGCCGGAGTCCGCGCTGACCAGGGTCACCGACTACGACGAGTGGTTCCAGGACATCTTCGAACCCACCACCGCGAGCATGCCGGGTCCCGGTGGGCGACCGCAGGTGCTGCATGTCCTGTTGCGCAGCGCGAACCTGCGCACCGCCGACTTCCGCAGCGGGGGCGGCGGCTCCTCGCTGCGCCAAGCGGGCCGCCTGGTGTTCACCACGCTGCGCGGGCCCGGTGTCGGTGTCGTCCAGCAGTTCACCGGCGAGCGCGACGAGACGGTCGACGACAGCCTCAACTCGACCGGCAACTACGAAAGCCTGCCGCCCTATCGCGGCTATCCGCTGGGCAGGCCGCTCTACGGCAGCGTCGCGAACCGCAAGCCCGATCCCTCGTTCACCAAGCTGGTCGACGCGCAGTACGCGGACCCCGTCAGGATCGACACCTCGTGGCTCATCGTCGGGCATTCCGACGAGACCACGCACGTGATACCGGCACGCACCGCACGCGGCTGGACCATCATGATCGCCGACCCGCGCCTCGCGCTCGACGTCATGCGCAAGGCCGCGAAGGACGGGCACGGCAAAGCGGTCCTGTTCGACGGCACCAGTGAGAAGAAGAAGCCGACGATCGACGAAGCGCTCGCCGATCCGGCCTTCCTTGAGCAGAACGAAACCGCGGCCAAGCACATCGACACCCAGATCGCCGTGCTGACCAGGGAAACCGGCCTCGCCGAGCGCGAACTCGTCCGGGTTCCGGTGCTGTTCGAGGAGGTCCACCTCGACCAGATCGACGAACTCGTCGCGTCGGGCCGGATTCCGCCGCAGACCAAGGCGGGCATCCAGAAGCGCACGGTCCCGGAGCGGGTCTTCGGCGCGCACACCGCGGGCATCCCGAACGGGATCTCGCTCGGCGGCGGCGTGTTCGGCGCGCCGGACCCGCACGGTCCCCGCGTCGACGGCGTCGACCTGTTCAAACTCAAGACCGAGCAGGCCCTCGCGGGCTATCCGCTGAAGGTCTCCTGGGTCGAAGACTGGGATTTCGCCCACAAGTGGCTGGGCGAGGTCCACTGCATCACCAACGCGCTGCGGGAGCCCACCAGGGCCGACTGGTGGCGTGCGTGA
- a CDS encoding ABC transporter ATP-binding protein, which produces MTTAPSRSRQGVPDIETDPAAKNGWIRRLAAACWRHPRLVVLALLSAMFGVGLQAASPLLVRTAVDDAVAGHTGQLTWLAVALIGLQLLAFGTAFVRRYIGGRLALDVQHDLRQRVFAAVSRLDGGKQDSMKTGQVASRAITDLQLVTTVVMQVPLSAGSVIFAVLSLGAMVWMSPTLTLIALVVTPGVAIILARSRKRLFPATWSAQQRAADVAQHVEETVTGVRVVKGFGQEAREVAKLERTAKTLYAERLRAARLSALPTATTAALPAAGQVAVLGVGGVMALHGTVSLGTFLAFATYVSALIGPARMLSALVVQAQLTRAGAERVNELIDAQPEVVERPDAVPLPDGPLEIRLDDVSFGYTRTDPVLNGLSLEARPGETLALVGTAGSGKSTISLLLPRFYDVHTGSVSLGGVDIRDLKLAELRRSIGVVFEEAFLFSSSIKENIAYGRPDASDEEIFAAARAAEADEFIRRLPNGYETLVGERGLTLSGGQRQRLGLARALITDPRVLLLDDATSAVDTVTEAAIHDTLRSVTASRTTLLIAHRRSTLSLADRIAVLDAGRVVDIGTAAELQERCALFRELLGGEGEGVEEVHRCDGLECGPTGITPSLWPDTGEHDAAAELADSAKQRTAAAPTVGGPPGSAALELPPTEELIEGVRRLPPATDVPRLAGVDVTAPDPEFRLRGLLRPVRWLLAAAIGLVAADALAAIALPALYQQGVDQGVRAGLQSGIWTAAAIGAVIIFADWFVINARTKLTARVGETVLYALRVRSYAHLQRLGLDYFERELSGKIMTRMTTDVDALSTFLQTGLSTAVVSALTLLGISAALLITDVSLALYALAVLPILGVATVLFRRSASAAYTEARERVSVVNADMQENVSGVRVAQAYSREERSAEDFASRSDAYRRSRLRAQRYIATYFPFVSMLSGVAEAVVLVAGANRVAAGSLSAGVLLAFLLYLKLYFTPIEELSSVFDGYQQARVGLARIGDLLRTPTSVPPATDPVPVPAKLHGEVTLDSVDFSYAGTETLALSDITMHVAPGETVALVGATGAGKSTAVKLVARFYDATSGTVRIDGVDVRDYDLTALRNRLGVVPQEAHLFSGTVADNVRYGKPSATDAEVEAAVRAVGALDGVASLPAGFHQPVGERGRSLSAGQRQLIALARAELVDPDILLLDEATAALDPATEATVLRATEHLTRRRTTFVVAHRLATAAKADRIFVLANGRIAEQGPHPTLLAANGPYAHLWSLDTHA; this is translated from the coding sequence GTGACCACAGCACCATCGCGTTCCCGTCAAGGGGTTCCGGACATTGAGACGGATCCAGCCGCCAAGAACGGCTGGATCCGTCGTCTCGCCGCGGCCTGCTGGCGGCACCCCAGGCTCGTGGTGCTCGCGCTGCTCTCGGCCATGTTCGGGGTCGGCCTGCAGGCGGCGAGCCCGCTGCTGGTCAGGACGGCGGTCGACGACGCGGTCGCCGGCCACACCGGGCAGCTCACCTGGCTCGCGGTGGCGCTGATCGGGTTGCAGCTGCTGGCTTTCGGCACCGCGTTCGTCCGCCGGTACATCGGCGGCAGGCTGGCGCTGGACGTCCAGCACGACCTGCGCCAGCGGGTCTTCGCCGCGGTGTCCCGGCTGGACGGTGGCAAGCAGGACTCGATGAAGACCGGGCAGGTCGCCTCGCGCGCGATCACCGACCTGCAGCTGGTCACCACGGTCGTCATGCAGGTCCCGCTGTCGGCGGGCTCGGTGATCTTCGCGGTGCTGTCGCTCGGCGCGATGGTGTGGATGTCGCCGACGCTCACGCTGATCGCGCTCGTCGTCACGCCCGGCGTGGCGATCATCCTGGCCAGGAGCCGCAAACGGCTGTTCCCGGCCACCTGGTCGGCCCAGCAGCGGGCGGCGGACGTCGCGCAGCACGTCGAGGAGACCGTCACCGGCGTCCGCGTCGTGAAGGGGTTCGGCCAGGAGGCGCGCGAGGTCGCCAAGCTCGAGCGCACGGCGAAGACGTTGTACGCGGAGCGGCTGCGCGCGGCCAGGCTGTCCGCGCTGCCGACGGCGACCACCGCGGCGCTGCCCGCCGCTGGCCAGGTCGCCGTGCTCGGCGTCGGTGGCGTGATGGCGTTGCACGGCACGGTCAGCCTGGGCACCTTCCTGGCGTTCGCGACGTACGTGTCGGCGCTGATCGGGCCTGCCAGGATGCTGTCCGCGCTGGTCGTGCAGGCCCAGCTGACCAGGGCCGGCGCCGAGCGCGTCAACGAGCTGATCGACGCGCAGCCCGAGGTCGTCGAGCGGCCGGACGCCGTCCCGTTGCCCGACGGCCCGCTCGAGATCCGCCTCGACGACGTCAGTTTCGGTTACACGCGAACGGATCCGGTGCTGAACGGGCTGTCGCTGGAGGCCCGTCCCGGCGAGACGCTGGCGCTGGTCGGCACCGCGGGCTCCGGCAAGTCCACGATCTCCTTGCTGCTGCCCAGGTTCTACGACGTGCACACCGGGTCGGTGTCGCTCGGCGGCGTCGACATCAGGGATCTCAAACTGGCCGAGCTGCGCCGGTCGATCGGCGTCGTCTTCGAAGAGGCGTTCCTGTTTTCCTCCTCCATCAAGGAGAACATCGCGTACGGGCGCCCGGACGCGAGTGACGAGGAGATCTTCGCGGCGGCGCGCGCGGCCGAGGCCGACGAGTTCATCCGCAGGCTCCCGAACGGTTACGAGACGCTCGTCGGCGAGCGCGGGCTCACCCTGTCCGGCGGCCAGCGGCAACGCCTGGGTCTCGCCAGGGCCCTGATCACCGACCCGCGTGTCCTGCTGCTCGACGACGCGACCTCGGCCGTCGACACGGTCACCGAGGCCGCCATCCACGACACGCTGCGTTCGGTCACCGCGTCGCGCACGACGCTGCTGATCGCGCACCGCCGGTCCACCTTGTCGCTGGCCGACCGCATCGCCGTGCTCGACGCCGGCCGCGTCGTCGACATCGGCACCGCGGCCGAGCTGCAGGAGCGGTGCGCGCTGTTCCGCGAACTGCTCGGCGGGGAAGGCGAAGGCGTCGAAGAGGTCCACCGCTGCGACGGCCTCGAATGTGGGCCCACGGGCATCACGCCGAGCCTGTGGCCGGACACCGGCGAGCACGACGCCGCGGCCGAACTCGCCGACTCGGCCAAGCAGCGCACCGCCGCGGCGCCCACGGTCGGCGGCCCGCCCGGATCGGCGGCCTTGGAACTGCCGCCGACCGAAGAGCTGATCGAGGGCGTCCGCCGCCTCCCGCCGGCCACCGACGTCCCGCGCCTGGCCGGCGTCGACGTCACCGCGCCCGATCCCGAATTCCGCCTGCGTGGCCTGCTGCGCCCGGTCCGCTGGCTGCTCGCCGCGGCGATCGGCCTGGTCGCGGCCGACGCGCTCGCCGCGATCGCGCTGCCGGCGCTGTACCAGCAGGGCGTCGACCAAGGCGTCCGCGCCGGCCTGCAGTCCGGCATCTGGACGGCGGCCGCGATCGGCGCGGTGATCATCTTCGCCGACTGGTTCGTCATCAACGCCCGCACCAAGCTCACCGCCCGCGTCGGCGAGACCGTGCTGTACGCGTTGCGCGTCCGCAGTTACGCGCACCTGCAACGGCTCGGCCTCGACTACTTCGAGCGCGAGCTGTCCGGCAAGATCATGACCAGGATGACCACGGACGTCGACGCGCTGTCGACGTTCCTCCAGACCGGTCTGTCCACCGCCGTGGTCAGCGCGCTGACCCTGCTGGGCATCTCGGCGGCCCTGCTGATCACCGACGTCTCGCTGGCGCTCTACGCGTTGGCCGTGCTCCCGATCCTCGGCGTCGCGACGGTCCTCTTCCGCCGCTCGGCCTCGGCCGCGTACACCGAGGCCCGCGAGCGCGTCAGCGTGGTCAACGCGGACATGCAGGAGAACGTCTCCGGCGTCCGCGTCGCCCAGGCGTACAGCCGCGAGGAGCGTTCCGCCGAGGACTTCGCCTCCCGCAGCGACGCCTACCGCAGGTCCCGCCTCCGCGCCCAGCGCTACATCGCGACCTACTTCCCTTTCGTCTCCATGCTTTCCGGCGTCGCCGAGGCCGTCGTACTGGTCGCGGGCGCCAACCGCGTCGCCGCGGGCAGCCTCTCGGCGGGCGTCCTGCTCGCCTTCCTGCTCTACCTGAAGCTCTACTTCACCCCGATCGAAGAGCTCTCCTCGGTCTTCGACGGCTACCAGCAGGCCCGCGTCGGCCTCGCCCGCATCGGCGACCTCCTCCGCACCCCCACCTCGGTCCCGCCGGCCACCGATCCGGTACCGGTCCCCGCCAAACTCCACGGCGAGGTCACCCTGGATTCCGTCGATTTCTCTTACGCCGGAACCGAAACCCTCGCGTTGTCCGACATCACCATGCACGTCGCCCCCGGCGAGACGGTCGCATTGGTGGGCGCGACCGGCGCCGGCAAATCCACCGCCGTCAAACTGGTCGCCCGCTTCTACGACGCCACCTCGGGCACCGTCCGCATCGACGGCGTGGACGTCCGCGACTACGATCTGACAGCCCTGCGTAACCGCCTCGGCGTGGTCCCCCAGGAGGCCCACCTCTTCTCAGGCACGGTCGCCGACAACGTCCGCTACGGCAAACCCTCGGCCACCGACGCCGAAGTCGAAGCGGCCGTCCGCGCGGTAGGCGCCCTCGACGGCGTCGCCTCCCTACCCGCAGGCTTCCACCAGCCCGTGGGCGAGCGCGGCCGTTCCCTCTCAGCAGGCCAACGCCAGCTCATCGCCCTCGCCCGAGCCGAACTCGTCGACCCCGACATCCTCCTGCTCGACGAAGCCACAGCCGCCCTCGACCCCGCAACGGAAGCCACGGTCCTCCGCGCCACCGAGCACCTCACCCGCCGCCGCACCACCTTCGTAGTTGCCCACCGCCTCGCCACAGCCGCCAAAGCCGACCGCATCTTCGTCCTGGCCAACGGCCGCATAGCCGAGCAAGGCCCCCACCCCACCCTCCTAGCCGCCAACGGCCCCTACGCCCACCTCTGGTCCCTGGACACCCACGCCTAA
- a CDS encoding type VII secretion target, translating into MPDGGYRVLGDELGGHAGKVDGLADRMKTAVEAAQQVTMDNSAYGVICQPFALMLDPFEQMGVRALQTASESINGTAAKVRDAVSAYEKQEDATADAIKKAGPVY; encoded by the coding sequence ATGCCAGACGGTGGATACCGCGTACTCGGCGACGAGCTCGGCGGGCACGCGGGCAAGGTCGACGGCCTGGCCGACCGCATGAAGACCGCGGTCGAGGCCGCCCAGCAGGTCACCATGGACAACAGCGCGTACGGCGTCATCTGCCAGCCGTTCGCGCTGATGCTCGACCCGTTCGAGCAGATGGGCGTCCGCGCGCTCCAGACGGCGTCCGAGTCCATCAACGGCACCGCGGCCAAGGTCCGCGACGCCGTCTCCGCCTACGAAAAGCAGGAAGACGCCACGGCCGACGCCATCAAGAAGGCCGGGCCGGTGTACTGA
- a CDS encoding YbaB/EbfC family nucleoid-associated protein, which produces MSELSDVERMVDDWERDAVAKSQRYEAMQAQVQQISITESVANGAVAVTVGHNGLPTAIKMTEGVRAMTPDEIAANVMKAIQKAQSRYPERMAQIVAETVGDDDTSRHIVATAVDNFPAAPPEDEPVTPEPPRRQLFEAVEEEPPAPKAPPRPPRPARPAPPDDDDFGDQSFLRRD; this is translated from the coding sequence GTGTCGGAGTTGTCTGACGTCGAGCGCATGGTCGACGACTGGGAGCGTGACGCGGTCGCCAAGTCGCAGCGGTACGAGGCGATGCAGGCGCAGGTCCAGCAGATCTCGATCACCGAATCGGTGGCGAACGGCGCGGTCGCGGTGACGGTGGGTCACAACGGGTTGCCGACCGCGATCAAGATGACCGAAGGTGTCCGCGCGATGACGCCCGACGAGATCGCCGCCAACGTCATGAAGGCGATCCAGAAGGCCCAGTCCAGGTATCCGGAACGCATGGCCCAGATCGTCGCCGAGACGGTCGGCGACGACGACACGTCCCGCCACATCGTCGCCACCGCGGTCGACAACTTTCCGGCCGCCCCGCCCGAGGACGAGCCGGTCACCCCGGAGCCACCGCGACGCCAGCTGTTCGAGGCCGTGGAGGAAGAGCCGCCCGCCCCGAAGGCCCCGCCCCGCCCGCCCCGCCCGGCCCGCCCGGCGCCGCCCGATGACGACGACTTCGGCGACCAGTCGTTCCTGCGAAGGGATTAG
- a CDS encoding multifunctional oxoglutarate decarboxylase/oxoglutarate dehydrogenase thiamine pyrophosphate-binding subunit/dihydrolipoyllysine-residue succinyltransferase subunit, whose translation MSSSSPASQFGPNEWLVEEMYDQFLADPSSVDAAWHDFFADFTPTQAAGTGNGQTAAPAAPAAEKPVAKPATPAPAKTAAPAPAPAKPAAKAPAAPAPAKAEPKPAAAKAAPAAKDESESKQLRGAAAAIAKNMDASLSVPTATSVRAVPAKLMADNRIVINNHLKRTRGGKISFTHLIGYAMVRALRDYPNMNRHYQVIDGKPFAITPEHVNFGLAIDMKGKEGARTLVVASIKATENMSFMQFWQAYEDIVKKARNNKLTADDFSGTTISLTNPGGIGTNHSVPRLQAGQGAIIGVGAMQYPAAFEGTSEKTLVDLAVSKIMTLTSTYDHRIIQGAESGEFLKRIHQLLLGEDGFYDDVFTSLRLPYEPIRWVADLPDGPVDKTARVIELIDAFRMRGHLMADTDPLNYRQRSHADLDVLSHGLTLWDLDREFPVGGFAGQERMKLRDILGVLRNSYCRTVGIEYTHILDPEERRWIQNRVEVPHEKPDPAVQKYVLSKLNAAEAFETFLQTKYVGQKRFSLEGGETAIPLLDTILDKAAEHELDEVVIGMPHRGRLNVLANIVGKPIAQIFQEFEGNLDPGQAHGSGDVKYHLGAEGKYFRMFGDGETKVSLTANPSHLETVDPVLEGIVRAKQDLLDKGGSGFTVLPVLMHGDAAFAGQGVVAETLNLALLRGYRTGGTVHVIVNNQVGFTTAPEHSRSSQYATDVAKMIGSPIFHVNGDDPEAAHWVAKLAVDYRQEFHKDVVIDMICYRRRGHNEGDDPSMTQPAMYDIIDTKRSVRKTYTESLIGRGDISVEEAEAALRDFSSQLEHVFNEVRELEKHPAKASPSVEEEQQVPAKVPTALTQDVVERIGDAFVNVPDGFTPHPRVKPVMERRHKMSREGGIDWAFGELLAFGSLAMENRLVRLSGQDSRRGTFTQRHSVLIDRKTGQEYSPLQNLADGQGRVMIYDSALSEYAAVGFEYGYSVANSEALVMWEAQFGDFVNGAQTVIDEYISSGEAKWGQRSDVVLLLPHGHEGQGPDHTSGRIERFLQLCAEGSMTVAVPSTPANYFHLLRRHALDGVNRPLVVFTPKSMLRNKAATSAVGDFTGATKFMSVIDDVDVAPEKARKVLLTSGKLYWELVAERAKREANDVAIVRIEQYYPLPKKKLLAALERYTNATEIAWVQEEPENQGAWPFFGLNLPRKFPEVLSGLQVISRRPMAAPSAGSSKVHEVEQKAILAKAFE comes from the coding sequence GTGTCCAGCAGCAGCCCTGCGTCACAGTTCGGCCCCAATGAGTGGCTGGTCGAGGAAATGTACGACCAGTTCCTGGCCGACCCCTCCTCAGTAGATGCCGCGTGGCATGACTTCTTCGCGGATTTCACGCCGACGCAGGCAGCGGGCACGGGCAACGGCCAGACCGCCGCGCCCGCCGCACCGGCAGCGGAGAAGCCGGTGGCGAAGCCCGCCACCCCGGCACCCGCCAAGACCGCCGCACCGGCGCCCGCGCCTGCCAAGCCCGCGGCCAAAGCACCGGCGGCGCCGGCGCCCGCGAAGGCCGAGCCGAAGCCAGCGGCCGCCAAGGCCGCGCCCGCGGCGAAGGACGAGTCGGAGTCGAAGCAGCTCCGCGGCGCCGCGGCCGCGATCGCGAAGAACATGGACGCCTCGCTGTCCGTGCCCACCGCGACCAGCGTGCGCGCGGTGCCCGCCAAGCTGATGGCCGACAACCGCATCGTCATCAACAACCACCTCAAGCGCACCCGGGGCGGGAAGATCTCCTTCACGCACCTCATCGGGTACGCGATGGTGCGCGCGCTGCGTGACTACCCGAACATGAACCGGCACTACCAGGTGATCGACGGCAAGCCGTTCGCGATCACGCCGGAGCACGTGAACTTCGGTCTCGCGATCGACATGAAGGGCAAGGAAGGCGCCCGCACGCTCGTCGTGGCCTCGATCAAGGCCACCGAGAACATGAGCTTCATGCAGTTCTGGCAGGCCTACGAGGACATCGTCAAGAAGGCCCGCAACAACAAGCTCACCGCGGACGACTTCTCCGGCACCACGATCTCGCTGACCAACCCCGGCGGCATCGGCACCAACCACTCGGTGCCGCGCCTGCAGGCCGGCCAGGGCGCGATCATCGGCGTCGGCGCCATGCAGTACCCGGCCGCGTTCGAGGGCACCAGCGAGAAGACGCTGGTCGACCTCGCTGTGAGCAAGATCATGACGCTCACCTCGACCTACGACCACCGCATCATCCAGGGCGCGGAGTCCGGCGAGTTCCTCAAGCGGATCCACCAGCTGCTGCTCGGCGAGGACGGCTTCTACGACGACGTCTTCACCTCGCTGCGCCTGCCGTACGAGCCGATCCGCTGGGTCGCCGACCTGCCGGACGGCCCGGTCGACAAGACCGCGCGGGTGATCGAGCTGATCGACGCGTTCCGGATGCGCGGTCACCTGATGGCCGACACCGACCCGCTGAACTACCGCCAGCGCAGCCACGCCGACCTCGACGTGCTCAGCCACGGCCTCACCCTGTGGGACCTCGACCGCGAGTTCCCGGTCGGCGGCTTCGCGGGCCAGGAGCGCATGAAGCTGCGCGACATCCTCGGCGTGCTGCGCAACTCGTACTGCCGCACGGTCGGTATCGAGTACACGCACATCCTCGACCCCGAGGAGCGGCGCTGGATCCAGAACCGCGTCGAGGTGCCGCACGAGAAGCCGGACCCCGCCGTCCAGAAGTACGTGCTGTCGAAGCTCAACGCCGCCGAGGCGTTCGAGACCTTCCTGCAGACCAAGTACGTCGGCCAGAAGCGGTTCTCGCTCGAAGGCGGCGAGACGGCGATCCCGCTGCTCGACACCATCCTCGACAAGGCGGCCGAGCACGAGCTCGACGAGGTCGTCATCGGCATGCCGCACCGCGGCCGCCTGAACGTGCTGGCCAACATCGTCGGCAAGCCGATCGCGCAGATCTTCCAGGAGTTCGAGGGCAACCTCGACCCCGGCCAGGCGCACGGCTCCGGTGACGTGAAGTACCACCTCGGCGCCGAGGGCAAGTACTTCCGGATGTTCGGCGACGGCGAGACCAAGGTGTCGCTGACCGCGAACCCGTCGCACCTCGAAACGGTCGACCCGGTGCTCGAGGGCATCGTCCGCGCCAAGCAGGACCTGCTGGACAAGGGTGGCTCCGGTTTCACCGTGCTGCCGGTCCTGATGCACGGCGACGCGGCCTTCGCGGGCCAGGGCGTCGTCGCCGAGACGCTGAACCTCGCGCTGCTGCGCGGGTACCGCACCGGCGGCACCGTGCACGTGATCGTCAACAACCAGGTCGGCTTCACCACCGCGCCCGAGCACTCCCGGTCGAGCCAGTACGCGACCGACGTGGCGAAGATGATCGGCTCGCCGATCTTCCACGTGAACGGCGACGACCCCGAGGCCGCGCACTGGGTGGCCAAGCTGGCCGTGGACTACCGCCAGGAGTTCCACAAGGACGTCGTGATCGACATGATCTGCTACCGCCGCCGCGGCCACAACGAGGGCGACGACCCCTCGATGACGCAGCCGGCGATGTACGACATCATCGACACGAAGCGCTCGGTGCGTAAGACCTACACCGAGTCGCTGATCGGCCGCGGCGACATCTCCGTCGAGGAGGCCGAGGCCGCGCTGCGCGACTTCTCCAGCCAGCTGGAGCACGTGTTCAACGAGGTCCGCGAGCTGGAGAAGCACCCGGCCAAGGCGAGCCCGTCGGTCGAGGAGGAACAGCAGGTCCCCGCGAAGGTGCCGACCGCGCTGACCCAGGACGTCGTCGAGCGCATCGGCGACGCGTTCGTCAACGTGCCGGACGGCTTCACCCCGCACCCGCGTGTCAAGCCGGTCATGGAGCGCCGCCACAAGATGTCCCGCGAAGGCGGCATCGACTGGGCGTTCGGCGAGCTGCTGGCGTTCGGTTCGCTGGCGATGGAGAACCGCCTGGTGCGGCTGTCCGGCCAGGACTCGCGCCGCGGCACGTTCACCCAGCGGCACTCGGTGCTCATCGACCGCAAGACCGGCCAGGAGTACTCGCCGCTGCAGAACCTGGCCGACGGCCAGGGCCGCGTGATGATCTACGACTCGGCGCTGTCCGAGTACGCGGCGGTCGGCTTCGAGTACGGCTACTCGGTGGCCAACTCCGAGGCGCTGGTCATGTGGGAAGCGCAGTTCGGTGACTTCGTCAACGGCGCGCAGACCGTGATCGACGAGTACATCTCGTCGGGCGAGGCAAAGTGGGGCCAGCGCTCCGACGTCGTGCTGCTGCTGCCGCACGGCCACGAGGGCCAGGGCCCCGACCACACCTCGGGCCGCATCGAGCGCTTCCTCCAGCTGTGCGCGGAGGGCTCGATGACGGTGGCGGTCCCGTCGACCCCGGCGAACTACTTCCACCTGCTGCGCCGCCACGCGCTGGACGGAGTCAACCGCCCGCTGGTGGTCTTCACGCCCAAGTCGATGCTGCGCAACAAGGCCGCCACCTCGGCGGTCGGCGACTTCACCGGCGCGACGAAGTTCATGTCGGTCATCGACGACGTCGACGTGGCGCCGGAGAAGGCCCGCAAGGTGCTCCTGACCTCGGGCAAGCTCTACTGGGAGCTCGTCGCCGAGCGCGCCAAGCGCGAGGCGAACGACGTCGCGATCGTGCGTATCGAGCAGTACTACCCGCTGCCCAAGAAGAAGCTGCTGGCGGCGCTCGAGCGCTACACCAACGCGACCGAGATCGCCTGGGTCCAGGAGGAGCCGGAAAACCAGGGCGCGTGGCCGTTCTTCGGCCTCAACCTGCCCCGGAAGTTCCCGGAGGTCCTCTCGGGCCTGCAGGTCATCTCGCGCCGCCCGATGGCCGCGCCGTCGGCAGGCTCGTCGAAGGTGCACGAGGTCGAGCAGAAGGCGATCCTCGCGAAGGCCTTCGAGTAG